In Toxotes jaculatrix isolate fToxJac2 chromosome 12, fToxJac2.pri, whole genome shotgun sequence, the following are encoded in one genomic region:
- the pld2 gene encoding phospholipase D2 produces MASPEVVIEPAAQSLTVQNLGRRRFSHDFHSLSPDELDGLMSSSEGRPFLVVHHLPEIKEKGVPYLMPGVPITCRVDNTEKYTTRSKVHVVTLYTVWLTHGNFHWTVKRKYKHFQDLHRDLYRHRIMVNFLPLGRFAKERQQLRAMPEEMPNLHGTERTRRTSSKMKHLEEYLNGLLENTLCRNHHSMLEFLSVGALSFVTDLGPKGLEGPIFKRSGGHRIQGLNCFGHHQFCFRWSRRWLVVKDSFLMYMNRDNGCINFVLLFDPEFKVKVGRAYTDTKHGVCIENFTRSLIIKCSSYRQTHWWSHEITRLAESCDFLKVQRFEGFAPPRENTLTKWYVNGSGYFADLADALEQAKEEIFITDWWLSPEVFLKRPATDNYWRLDEILKRKAEQGVKVCVQLYKEVGMALGINSEHSKRTLMNMHPNIKVMRHPDHVSALTFLWAHHEKMVAIDQTVAFVGGLDLAFGRWDDSQYRLTDLGLTETSISVTEEEPKGDTGDNGVADGPKPSEPDKQAEQDPVGLTGNTRLWLGKDYSNFIRKDWVQLDRPFEDNIDRTQVPRMPWRDLSAAIHGRAARDVARHFIQRWNFSKIFKNKYKDDFYPYLLPKSQCTADSLSFTVPGSKKAKVQVLRSADRWSAGTCENSILKAYIHTIENSEHYIYIENQFFISCSDGKIVYNEIGDAIVNRILRAHREQKKYRVFVVIPLLPGFEGDINAGGGNAIQAILHFTYRTMCRGEQSILSRLSEVEDQWTEYITFCGLRTHSQLSQSLVTELIYVHSKTLIADDRCYIIGSANINDRSMLGSRDSELAVFVEDEERVSSIMGGEEYQAGPLTLALRKECFSVLVGASSDPSINVDDPISDEFFFLVWNACAKLNATIYDKVFKCLPHNTVHNTRELKEYTSKECLCNTDPEQAKEELKAVRGLLVHFPLKFLCEENLLPPLSTKEGMAPIEVWT; encoded by the exons ATGGCCAGTCCTGAGGTTGTGATCGAGCCAGCGGCTCAGAGCTTGACAGTGCAGAACCTGGGCAGAAGGCGCTTCTCGCATGACttccacagtctgagtccagaTGAGTTGGATGGCCTCATGTCCAGCAGTG AGGGTCGTCCTTTCCTGGTGGTGCATCATCTTCCTGAAATAAAGGAGAAGGGTGTACCTTACTTAATGCCTGGTGTCCCCATTACATGCAGAGTggacaacacagagaaatacactACTCGATCAAAG GTCCATGTAGTCACCCTGTACACTGTGTGGCTAACACACGGTAATTTCCACTGGACAGTAAAGAGGAAGTACAAGCACTTCCAGGACCTGCATCGAGACCTTTACAGGCACAGGATAATGGTTAACTTTCTTCCTCTGGGAAG GTTTGCAAaggagaggcagcagctgaGAGCCATGCCAGAGGAAATGCCCAACCTGCATGGGACTGAACGGACCAGAAGGACCTCTAGCAAAATG AAACACCTTGAGGAGTACCTGAATGGTCTACTGGAGAACACACTCTGTAGGAATCATCACAGCATG ttggaATTCCTCTCTGTTGGTGCTCTCTCCTTTGTCACTGATCTCGGACCCAAAGGCTT GGAGGGGCCCATCTTCAAGAGATCGGGGGGTCACCGGATCCAAGGCCTGAACTGCTTTGGTCATCATCAGTTCTGTTTCCGCTGGTCACGCCGGTGGCTGGTGGTGAAAGACTCCTTCCTGATGTACATGAATCGAGATAACGGCTGCATCaactttgtgctgctgtttgacccAGAGTTCAAAGTGAAAGTAGGCCGTGCGTACACAGACACTAAACATGGAGTCTGCATCGAGAACTTCACTCG gaGTCTGATCATCAAATGCAGCAGTTATAGACAAACTCACTGGTGGAGTCATGAAATTACCCGGCTGGCAGAATCCTGTGACTTTCTCAAAGTGCAACGCTTCGAGGGGTTTGCTCCACCACGCGAGAACACACTCACTAAATG GTATGTGAATGGAAGTGGCTACTTTGCGGACCTGGCTGATGCTCTCGAACAAGCCAAGGAGGAAATCTTCATCACAGATTGGTG gcTCAGCCCTGAAGTGTTCCTAAAGAGACCAGCAACTGATAACTACTGGCGCCTTGATGAGATCCTCAAACGCAAAGCA GAACAAGGAGTCaaagtgtgtgttcagctgtacAAAGAGGTAGGGATGGCACTTGGCATCAATAGTGAGCACAGCAAGAGGACCCTTATGAATATGCACCCAAACATCAAG GTCATGCGACACCCCGACCACGTGTCGGCTCTGACGTTTCTGTGGGCTCACCATGAAAAGATGGTGGCCATTGACCAAACAGTAGCCTTTGTTGGAGGGTTAGACCTGGCTTTTGGGAGGTGGGATGACAGTCAGTACCGGCTAACTGACCTGGGTTTGACAGAGACGTCCATCAGTGTGACTGAGGAGGAACCAAAGGGAGATACGGGA GACAATGGTGTGGCTGATGGTCCAAAACCATCTGAACCAGATAAGCAAGCAGAGCAGGACCCTGTTGGTCTCACTGGCAACACCAGACTGTGGCTTGGCAAAGACTACAGCAACTTCATCAGGAAAGACTGGGTCCAGTTGGACAGACCGTTTGAAG ataACATCGACCGTACTCAAGTTCCTCGTATGCCGTGGCGCGATCTGTCTGCAGCTATCCATGGCCGGGCTGCCAGGGATGTAGCCCGTCACTTCATCCAGCGCTGGAATTTCAGCAAG ATCTtcaaaaacaagtacaaggacGACTTCTACCCTTACCTTCTTCCCAAGTCTCAGTGTACTGCTGACTCACTCTCATTCACTGTGCCTGGGTCTAAGAAAGCCAAAGTGCAG GTGTTGCGCTCTGCCGATCGATGGTCAGCCGGAACCTGTGAGAACTCGATTCTGAAGGCCTACATCCACACCATCGAGAACAGCGAGCACTACATCTACATCGAG AACCAGTTCTTCATCAGCTGTTCCGATGGGAAGATCGTCTATAACGAGATTGGTGATGCAATTGTGAATCGAATCCTGCGTGCACACAG AGAGCAAAAGAAGTACAGAGTGTTTGTGGTGATTCCTCTGCTTCCTGGATTCGAGGGAGACATCAATGCAGGCGGTGGAAATGCCATCCAAGCTATTCTGCACTTCACTTACAG GACCATGTGCCGAGGGGAACAGTCCATCCTGTCAAGGCTTAGTGAAG TTGAAGACCAGTGGACCGAGTACATCACATTCTGTGGCCTGAGAACACATTCCCAGCTCTCCCAGTCGCTTGTCACGGAGCTCATCTATGTCCACAGCAAGACTCTCATTGCTGATGACCGCTGCTATATCATTG GATCAGCCAACATCAACGACCGCAGCATGCTGGGCAGCAGAGATAGTGAGCTGGCAGTGTTTGTGGAAGATGAAGAGAGGGTCTCATCCATCATGGGAGGGGAAGAGTACCAGGCAGGACCCCTCACACTTGCTCTGCGCAAAGAGTGTTTCAG tgTTCTTGTTGGAGCTTCTTCAGACCCCAGTATCAATGTTGATGATCCAATCAGTGACGAGTTCTTCTTCTTGGTGTGGAATGCGTGTGCTAAACTGAATGCCACCATTTATGACAAG GTCTTCAAATGCCTGCCCCACAACACTGTCCACAACACACGAGAGCTGAAGGAGTACACCAGCAAGGAATGCCTCTGCAACACAGACCCCGAGCAGGCCAAAGAGGAGCTGAAGGCTGTCCGAGGGTTGCTGGTCCACTTCCCCCTGAAGTTCCTGTGTGAGGAGAACCTTCTGCCTCCACTGAGCACTAAAGAGGGCATGGCTCCTATAGAGGTGTGGACATAA